The Papilio machaon chromosome 28, ilPapMach1.1, whole genome shotgun sequence genome includes a window with the following:
- the LOC123722581 gene encoding probable E3 ubiquitin-protein ligase ZFP1 has translation MLTFEVTISYYHKIKQRNLVDVVIAWASVAPAPPPRGRGRVRATASLPQMGGVYAGLPYHGGFPPPPPRAPFASPPHAHYIAGSQRAEGGRLEVVGGGEGGLSPLQPAPDLHHAPHGPLLLTAEARGAPLELMAPHHARHALSHHHRRSSVGVGSGVGGVGVVGAGSRAARPYVRAAARWPPHPVHHIHAQSGGGLLGATLPHPQLQVTPTLSLPPPPPTYQVFLNLLAMFPLSPYGEAREEAAESEPENYEALLSLAERLGEAKPRGLARHEIDQLPTYKYSEQTRHGEQTSCVVCMCEFEARQTLRVLPCAHEFHAKCVDKWLRSNRTCPICRGNASEYFNNSE, from the exons ATGTTAACATTTGAAGTGACAATTAGTTATTaccacaaaataaaacaaagaaatctaGTCGATGTGGTAATAGCGTGGGCTAGTGTCGCtcccgccccgcccccgcgtgggcgtgggcgagTGCGCGCTACAGCGAGCTTGCCGCAGATGGGCGGAGTGTACGCGGGCCTGCCGTACCACGGGGGCttcccgccgccgccgccgcgcgcgcCCTTCGCCTCGCCGCCGCACGCGCACTACATCGCCGGCTCTcag CGCGCCGAGGGCGGGCGGCTGGAGGTGGTGGGCGGCGGCGAGGGCGGACTGTCGCCGCTTCAGCCAGCGCCAGACTTGCACCACGCCCCCCACGGCCCCCTGCTGCTGACCGCGGAG GCTCGAGGAGCACCACTGGAGCTGATGGCGCCGCACCACGCGCGCCACGCCCTCTCTCACCATCAC CGACGCAGTAGTGTGGGCGTGGGCAGCGGCGTGGGCGGCGTGGGCGTGGTGGGGGCGGGGTCCCGCGCCGCGCGGCCCTACGtgcgcgccgccgcccgctGGCCGCCGCATCCCGTACATCACATACACGCTCAG AGCGGAGGCGGGCTGCTGGGCGCGACTCTGCCCCACCCGCAGCTGCAGGTGACGCCCACACTGTCactgccgccgccgccccccACCTACCAG GTGTTCCTGAACCTGCTGGCGATGTTCCCGCTGTCCCCGTACGGCGAGGCGCGCGAGGAGGCCGCGGAGTCGGAGCCCGAGAACTACGAGGCGCTGCTGTCGCTGGCGGAGCGGCTCGGCGAGGCCAAGCCCCGAGGTCTCGCGAGACACGAGATAGATCAGCTGCCCACTTACAAGTACTCCGAGCAGACCAGACACG gcgAGCAGACGTCGTGCGTGGTGTGCATGTGCGAGTTCGAGGCGCGACAGACGCTGCGTGTGTTGCCTTGCGCCCACGAGTTCCACGCCAAGTGTGTCGACAAGTGGCTGAGG TCAAACCGGACTTGTCCCATTTGTCGCGGCAATGCTTCAGAGTACTTCAACAACTCTGAGTGA